In Carya illinoinensis cultivar Pawnee chromosome 9, C.illinoinensisPawnee_v1, whole genome shotgun sequence, the following are encoded in one genomic region:
- the LOC122277073 gene encoding uncharacterized protein LOC122277073 yields the protein MWRMDTVRALFNPMVADEILKIRVPFEPYKDKWIWIEEANGCFKVKSAYRLFQAINSREVVETSNRVQENYMWKSLWKMHVPQKIKNFAWRACKNILPTLTNLRHRNMIVEEGCSFCLRLQQQQSFKENVKIVLDNGTEADLALFFVLCWGMWYRRNKHKMEGERVTPNAAANMAMSLHKSFTELKNLNATVARKSYRWKHPPPEFLKLNVDGATFIEYRKVGIGLILRDSTGTVVMAATISETEVNDPSTIELLAILRGMQMCIPLGIPKLMVESDCLMLVNELQSSQAPSSVNSNLVMEVKNLMSCFHEVLFEHVNRTCNGVAHVLARYAWNVCDVQMWWGSAPAFAGQALWFDHADL from the exons ATGTGGAGGATGGATACTGTTAGAGCTCTCTTTAATCCAATGGTAGCTGATGAGATCCTCAAGATTAGAGTGCCTTTTGAGCCCTATAAAGATAAATGGATATGGATAGAGGAAGCCAATGGCTGTTTTAAGGTAAAGAGTGCTTATAGGCTATTCCAGGCAATTAACTCGAGGGAAGTGGTAGAAACTTCCAATCGGGTCCAGGAAAACTAcatgtggaagagcttatggaAAATGCATGTGCCTCAAAAGATCAAGAACTTTGCATGGCGTGCTTGCAAAAATATTCTCCCTACCCTCACAAACTTGAGACACCGAAACATGATAGTGGAAGAGGGTTGCAGTTTCT GTTTACGGCTCCAACAACAGCAAAGTTTCAAGGAAAATGTGAAGATAGTACTGGACAATGGTACTGAAGCTGACCTTGCTTTATTCTTTGTATTATGCTGGGGTATGTGGTATAGAAGGAACAAACATAAGATGGAAGGGGAGAGGGTAACACCTAATGCAGCAGCTAACATGGCCATGTCCCTGCACAAGTCTTTCACTGAACTTAAAAATCTAAATGCAACTGTTGCGAGGAAATCATATAGGTGGAAACATCCACCACCCGAGTTCCTAAAACTAAATGTTGATGGGGCAACTTTCATAGAGTATAGGAAGGTCGGCATTGGCTTGATCCTGCGTGACAGCACTGGCACGGTTGTGATGGCAGCAACAATTTCAGAAACGGAAGTGAATGACCCATCCACCATTGAGCTGTTAGCCATACTGAGGGGTATGCAAATGTGTATCCCTCTGGGCATCCCGAAACTAATGGTAGAATCTGATTGCTTAATGCTTGTTAATGAATTACAGTCCTCACAGGCACCATCATCGGTAAACAGCAACTTAGTTATGGAAGTAAAAAATCTGATGAGTTGTTTTCATGAAGTACTTTTTGAGCATGTAAACCGAACGTGTAATGGAGTGGCTCATGTTTTAGCCAGGTATGCTTGGAACGTGTGTGATGTTCAGATGTGGTGGGGTTCGGCCCCAGCTTTTGCTGGTCAAGCCTTATGGTTTGATCATGCTGATTTGTAA